A window of Haliscomenobacter hydrossis DSM 1100 contains these coding sequences:
- a CDS encoding ABC transporter permease translates to MFKNYFKVAFRNLIRQKGYTLINVLGLSVGMTSCILLTLFVKSELSYDKDFVDAKQIHKLVLELKQPDQTIIQAGVPHSFASVLVKDYPEVKQATNICGPFDDMRISYKGSDKSELNFLESGVYAADNNLFNIFSFKVLKGDRKTMLLHPKSMVLTESTAKRLFGDEDAFGKLITMSGDVFTVTGICKDPPENTHFTFNILISINTIERFNIDNFNRPDTYCYLKLKEGANPATLESKFPTMVDLYAAADFEQANRMSWAEYKKAGNGFRYFLRPLTGIYLDPDNIGGMKPSGNIILIRILMAISMLIFIIACINFINLATARSHERAREVGVRKALGSFKRQLIYQFLSESLIVSFMGVGLSILLTIIALPYFNLLVEKNLQIRFASNTIFGFIVLTITLGLLSGLYPSFVLSSFKPVSVLKGNFTATSKGKWIRSGLVVFQFWVSITLIICTLVMLQQSKFISQKDLGFNKDALLVIEGDFHMKPQFTRRLVEEIKQLNQVVSVAGSLSMPSMGGIYPQQYQSEDSPEMRSMHTMEIGDEFAETMGFKLLDGNMFSASTNDSLSVILNESAVKTFGLSNPIGKKITFIEQTYRSGERITFTVIGVIKDFNYKTLHETITPLVIQSNEIIFSRMSYVVARLKPSANATAISQIEAKWKDLAPNSPFQFRFLDDVVESNYRKEERMSRVFALFSGLSIFIALIGLLGLSTYTASLRSKEIEIRKVFGAGILDVFFLLTRGFTGTVLISFLLAIPISWYIMETWWLRSFAFRIQISTWTILGVGFASFAVAFITVCYQSVKASVTNPICSLRNE, encoded by the coding sequence ATGTTCAAGAACTATTTTAAAGTTGCATTCCGGAATTTAATCAGACAGAAAGGATATACACTTATCAATGTTCTCGGATTATCAGTTGGGATGACAAGCTGCATTCTGCTCACTTTATTTGTCAAGAGTGAACTTTCATATGACAAAGACTTTGTCGATGCTAAACAAATACACAAACTTGTTCTGGAGCTAAAGCAACCTGATCAAACGATTATTCAAGCAGGTGTTCCGCATTCTTTTGCAAGTGTGTTAGTTAAGGATTATCCCGAGGTAAAGCAGGCGACAAACATTTGTGGCCCATTCGATGACATGAGAATTTCTTACAAAGGTTCTGATAAAAGTGAGCTAAATTTTCTGGAGAGTGGTGTATATGCCGCCGATAATAATCTTTTCAACATATTTAGTTTCAAAGTCTTGAAGGGCGATCGTAAGACGATGCTCCTGCATCCTAAGAGTATGGTGCTCACCGAAAGTACAGCCAAGCGGCTTTTTGGTGATGAGGATGCTTTCGGAAAATTAATCACGATGTCGGGCGATGTTTTTACGGTTACAGGCATTTGTAAAGACCCACCAGAGAATACTCATTTTACATTCAACATATTGATCTCAATTAACACGATCGAACGATTCAATATCGATAATTTTAACCGACCTGATACCTATTGTTACTTGAAATTGAAAGAGGGCGCAAATCCAGCAACGCTTGAATCAAAGTTTCCCACTATGGTGGATTTGTATGCAGCTGCCGACTTTGAGCAGGCAAATAGAATGTCATGGGCTGAGTACAAAAAAGCAGGTAATGGATTTCGCTATTTCCTGCGTCCACTTACAGGTATTTATTTAGATCCTGACAACATTGGTGGCATGAAACCCAGTGGTAACATCATTTTGATAAGAATACTGATGGCCATCTCTATGCTTATCTTCATCATTGCCTGCATTAATTTTATAAACCTTGCCACAGCTCGCTCGCATGAACGAGCCAGAGAAGTTGGGGTCAGAAAAGCGTTGGGTTCGTTCAAGCGGCAATTAATCTATCAATTTTTGAGCGAGTCCCTCATCGTAAGTTTCATGGGAGTGGGTTTATCCATTTTGCTAACCATTATTGCTTTGCCATATTTTAACCTCCTTGTAGAAAAAAACTTACAAATAAGATTTGCCTCGAATACGATTTTTGGGTTCATTGTGTTAACTATTACATTAGGGCTTTTATCTGGACTTTACCCATCTTTTGTACTGTCTTCTTTCAAACCAGTTAGCGTATTGAAAGGCAATTTCACGGCTACTTCAAAAGGTAAATGGATAAGGAGCGGACTGGTAGTTTTTCAATTTTGGGTTTCGATTACCTTGATCATTTGCACATTGGTCATGCTGCAACAGTCAAAGTTTATAAGCCAGAAAGACTTAGGTTTTAACAAGGATGCGCTATTGGTAATTGAAGGAGATTTTCACATGAAGCCTCAGTTTACGCGCCGTTTAGTGGAGGAAATTAAGCAGCTAAACCAAGTGGTTTCGGTAGCAGGAAGTTTATCAATGCCCTCGATGGGAGGCATTTATCCCCAACAGTATCAATCAGAAGATTCCCCTGAAATGAGGTCGATGCATACTATGGAAATTGGAGACGAGTTTGCGGAAACAATGGGCTTTAAGTTACTTGATGGCAACATGTTTTCCGCATCTACTAATGATTCGCTTTCAGTGATTCTAAACGAATCTGCCGTAAAAACATTTGGTCTATCAAATCCCATAGGTAAAAAGATAACCTTTATTGAGCAGACATATCGCTCTGGAGAGCGAATTACCTTTACTGTAATTGGAGTCATTAAAGACTTTAACTATAAAACGCTACATGAAACAATCACCCCATTGGTCATTCAGAGCAACGAAATTATATTCAGCCGGATGAGCTACGTGGTGGCGAGGCTTAAACCAAGTGCTAATGCAACAGCCATTTCACAAATTGAAGCCAAGTGGAAAGATTTAGCCCCCAATTCACCTTTTCAATTTAGATTTCTTGACGATGTTGTTGAATCTAACTACCGAAAAGAAGAACGAATGAGCAGAGTCTTTGCGTTATTTTCTGGCCTTAGCATCTTCATAGCCTTGATTGGATTGCTTGGTCTTTCTACTTATACAGCCAGTTTGCGCTCCAAAGAAATTGAGATTCGTAAAGTATTTGGTGCGGGCATTCTGGATGTGTTTTTTCTGTTAACACGTGGATTTACAGGAACTGTTTTAATTTCTTTTCTATTGGCCATCCCGATTTCCTGGTACATCATGGAAACATGGTGGCTACGCAGCTTTGCTTTTAGGATTCAAATTAGTACATGGACAATTTTAGGCGTAGGTTTTGCTTCATTTGCAGTAGCCTTTATTACAGTTTGTTATCAATCAGTTAAAGCATCAGTTACAAACCCCATATGTTCACTACGAAATGAATAG
- a CDS encoding glycan-binding surface protein — MFPKLVIKPVQFSFLLLGVLFVLNNCKKDDDIASGLVQLNSFGPSPALRGGELRFIGTNLDQVTAVILPNNVEVTTFKSKTPELLVIEVPKATVEGKVSLKTAQGNITSKSLLTISEPIAITSFSPAKLRPGATLTIEGTYLNLIEEIIFSNKKSVTAFKSQTETKIEVLVPADAQSGVFVISNGMLDPILIESATPLDVTVPTVSKISPSPVKAGANLTIEGTDLDLTKEITFPGGSKVSAFESIEAGKIVVKVPANSQDGAVKLGLASLVEVSSTPQVSMLLPTITDIAPNPAKTGGKITVKGKDLDLVTTVTFGGNKTGSIQSGRTATEIEVNVPADATVSTVSFATAANKSVTSGETLSLVKPSISAIAPADIQVNKELTITGTNLDIVAKVKFNGGKEVEVNNPSATQIKVQVPVGTISGNISVVATNGDEVSSEQQLNILASTASVITKMPTSAKPGQKIRIEGENLDEISEVIFPVGVTATMFGSKSNTVIEVFIPTKTKTGVGRIKFITTKGETVESPEINIQGIDPIADLSLVFFDFDNLGRWWGDAGVNEKDPALTVDGSNYFRVNQNCNGWTGFFWRNGANNFPGNVVGTQISKYVMKFDVNVLSPITGGEFAWRMKGSEGDFWYRWKPWEATGSYKTDGWITVTVPLTAFSDGSKGIVNLASITEDFGVAFNAGSSTVNVCIDNVRLELK, encoded by the coding sequence ATGTTTCCTAAGCTAGTTATAAAACCAGTCCAATTTTCCTTTTTACTCTTGGGGGTACTTTTTGTGCTCAACAACTGCAAAAAGGATGACGACATCGCCAGCGGTTTGGTACAACTCAATAGTTTTGGTCCTTCTCCGGCGTTGCGAGGTGGGGAATTGCGCTTCATCGGTACCAACCTGGATCAAGTCACTGCGGTGATTTTGCCCAACAACGTGGAAGTGACTACGTTTAAAAGCAAGACGCCAGAGTTGTTGGTGATTGAAGTACCCAAAGCTACGGTAGAAGGCAAAGTAAGCCTGAAAACCGCACAAGGGAATATCACTTCCAAATCCTTGTTGACCATTTCTGAGCCGATTGCGATCACCAGCTTCAGTCCGGCAAAATTGCGGCCTGGGGCTACCTTGACCATCGAGGGTACTTACCTCAACTTGATCGAGGAGATCATTTTTAGCAATAAAAAATCGGTGACGGCTTTTAAAAGTCAAACCGAAACCAAGATCGAGGTGCTCGTACCCGCCGATGCCCAATCGGGTGTATTCGTGATTTCGAATGGGATGCTTGATCCGATTTTGATCGAATCGGCTACGCCACTGGATGTTACGGTGCCAACCGTGAGCAAAATTTCACCCAGCCCGGTAAAGGCAGGCGCAAATCTGACCATTGAAGGAACCGATCTGGATTTGACCAAAGAGATCACCTTCCCCGGTGGCAGCAAAGTGAGCGCATTTGAAAGCATTGAAGCGGGAAAAATCGTCGTAAAAGTGCCCGCCAACAGCCAGGATGGTGCAGTCAAACTGGGCTTGGCTTCTCTGGTGGAGGTCAGTTCTACCCCACAAGTCAGCATGTTACTGCCGACCATTACCGATATCGCGCCTAACCCTGCCAAAACAGGCGGTAAAATTACGGTAAAGGGTAAAGACCTCGATTTGGTAACGACCGTAACGTTTGGTGGCAACAAAACGGGATCCATTCAGTCGGGCCGTACCGCCACCGAAATAGAAGTAAATGTACCCGCCGATGCCACGGTTAGTACGGTCAGCTTTGCTACTGCTGCCAACAAATCCGTGACTTCCGGGGAAACCTTGAGTCTGGTAAAACCCAGCATTTCGGCCATTGCACCCGCCGATATTCAGGTCAACAAAGAACTGACCATTACGGGTACCAATTTGGACATTGTGGCCAAAGTGAAGTTCAACGGCGGAAAAGAAGTGGAGGTGAACAATCCTTCGGCTACACAAATCAAAGTGCAGGTACCCGTAGGAACCATCTCCGGCAACATCTCCGTGGTGGCCACCAATGGTGACGAGGTCAGCTCAGAGCAACAGCTCAACATCCTGGCTTCTACAGCTTCGGTCATCACCAAGATGCCTACTTCGGCTAAACCGGGTCAAAAAATCCGCATCGAAGGGGAAAACCTGGACGAAATTAGTGAAGTAATTTTCCCTGTGGGTGTAACGGCAACCATGTTTGGCTCAAAATCCAATACGGTGATTGAAGTGTTCATTCCTACCAAAACCAAAACCGGGGTTGGCCGCATCAAATTCATCACGACAAAAGGCGAAACCGTTGAGTCCCCTGAAATCAATATTCAGGGCATTGACCCGATTGCAGATTTGAGTTTGGTGTTCTTCGATTTTGACAACCTTGGCCGCTGGTGGGGCGACGCCGGGGTGAATGAAAAAGACCCTGCGCTAACTGTAGATGGCTCGAACTACTTCCGGGTCAACCAAAATTGCAACGGCTGGACGGGCTTCTTCTGGCGCAATGGTGCCAACAACTTTCCCGGCAATGTTGTAGGCACCCAGATCAGCAAGTACGTCATGAAATTTGACGTAAATGTGCTTTCGCCCATTACTGGAGGTGAATTCGCCTGGCGGATGAAAGGTTCGGAAGGCGACTTCTGGTACCGCTGGAAGCCCTGGGAGGCCACGGGCTCTTACAAAACCGATGGCTGGATTACCGTCACCGTTCCACTGACGGCTTTCTCGGATGGCAGCAAGGGCATCGTGAACCTGGCTTCGATTACCGAAGATTTTGGGGTAGCCTTCAATGCGGGTAGCTCTACCGTCAATGTATGCATCGACAATGTGCGTTTGGAATTGAAATAA
- a CDS encoding peptidase U32 family protein: MRKKIEILAPAKNLYQGMAAVNAGADAVYIGAPLFGARTNATNSLEDITEMVRYAHLFKAKVLVTLNTILYDNELEPCRKLIWELYHIGVDAIIVQDMGILEMELPPIAIHASTQANNRDAAHVKFLADAGIKRVVLARELNLDQVREIHEASDVELEFFVTGALCVSFSGNCYMSIANGERSANRGSCAQNCRLPYQLIDGKGNTLIESSHLLSIKDLDLSEELPNLIEAGVSSFKIEGRLKDIVYVKNNTSYLRKKLDTFLEAHADQFQKASSGRTFYNFEPELDRSFNRGYTDYFVNHRREKIGSWESPKSKGQYIGKLLEVKANGYRIENHELLNNGDGLYFLNEQGIADGTQVNIIINDLVVPNVLKPLAVGTEIYRNLDAEFSRMIENENSAVRKIGVKMRFSETETGFSLQVVDEDGHTYTANLEAPKEPAKNAEGLIENITKNLAKTGSTPFIADEIAVDFSQNWFLPNSKVNEIRRAALEQLADIRIRDYQREATQIVKTEHPYPVKALDFTYNVSNKLARAFYQRHGVTDIEKAFELQWDPGKSRVMVTKYCVKYELGKCPRYQRNTMGEKLAEPLTLKHGEVEYKLKFNCKPCEMEIWEKDAELVLEDDGMD, translated from the coding sequence ATGAGAAAAAAAATTGAGATCCTGGCTCCGGCCAAAAACCTGTACCAGGGCATGGCCGCCGTCAATGCTGGCGCAGACGCCGTGTACATCGGCGCACCCTTGTTCGGCGCCCGCACCAATGCCACAAACTCATTGGAGGACATCACCGAGATGGTCAGGTACGCCCACTTGTTCAAAGCGAAGGTACTCGTGACCCTCAATACTATTTTGTACGACAACGAACTGGAACCCTGCCGGAAACTCATCTGGGAACTGTACCACATCGGCGTGGATGCCATCATCGTACAGGACATGGGGATTTTGGAAATGGAGCTCCCACCCATCGCCATCCATGCCAGCACCCAGGCCAACAACCGGGATGCTGCTCATGTGAAATTTTTGGCCGATGCCGGCATCAAACGCGTAGTCCTGGCCCGGGAATTGAACTTGGATCAGGTCCGTGAAATCCACGAAGCCAGCGACGTAGAACTGGAATTTTTTGTCACCGGTGCGCTGTGTGTATCCTTCAGCGGCAATTGTTACATGAGCATTGCCAACGGCGAACGCTCGGCCAACCGCGGCTCCTGCGCCCAGAACTGCCGCCTGCCTTACCAGTTGATCGACGGGAAAGGCAATACCCTTATCGAAAGCAGTCACCTCTTGTCGATCAAGGATTTGGATCTGAGCGAGGAGCTGCCCAATTTGATCGAAGCGGGGGTTTCTTCCTTTAAAATAGAAGGCCGGTTGAAAGACATTGTGTACGTCAAAAACAACACTTCTTACCTGCGCAAAAAACTGGATACCTTCCTGGAAGCCCATGCGGATCAATTCCAAAAGGCCTCCTCAGGCCGAACTTTTTACAATTTTGAGCCGGAACTGGATCGCAGCTTCAACCGGGGCTATACCGATTATTTTGTCAACCACCGCCGCGAAAAAATCGGCTCCTGGGAAAGCCCCAAGTCCAAGGGGCAGTACATCGGCAAATTGCTGGAAGTGAAAGCCAACGGCTACCGGATCGAAAACCACGAGCTGCTCAACAACGGCGACGGCCTGTATTTTCTCAACGAACAAGGCATCGCCGATGGCACCCAGGTCAACATCATCATCAACGACCTGGTGGTGCCCAACGTACTGAAACCCTTGGCCGTTGGTACCGAAATATACCGCAACCTGGATGCCGAGTTCAGTCGGATGATTGAAAATGAAAACAGCGCCGTGCGGAAAATCGGCGTAAAAATGCGCTTCAGCGAAACCGAAACTGGTTTTAGCCTGCAAGTGGTGGACGAGGACGGGCACACCTACACTGCAAACCTCGAAGCGCCCAAAGAACCCGCCAAAAACGCCGAGGGACTGATCGAAAACATCACCAAGAACCTCGCTAAAACCGGTAGCACCCCCTTCATCGCGGATGAAATTGCGGTGGATTTTTCACAAAACTGGTTTTTGCCCAATTCAAAAGTCAACGAAATCCGGCGGGCGGCCTTGGAACAACTGGCGGACATCCGCATTCGGGATTACCAAAGGGAAGCAACCCAGATCGTCAAAACTGAACACCCTTACCCGGTGAAAGCGCTCGATTTTACCTACAACGTGTCCAATAAATTGGCCCGGGCATTTTACCAGCGCCACGGCGTTACCGACATCGAAAAAGCCTTTGAGTTGCAGTGGGATCCCGGCAAATCTCGGGTGATGGTGACCAAATATTGCGTAAAATACGAATTGGGCAAATGCCCGCGTTACCAGCGCAATACCATGGGCGAAAAACTCGCCGAACCGCTCACCCTGAAACACGGGGAGGTGGAGTATAAGTTGAAGTTCAACTGTAAGCCTTGTGAGATGGAGATTTGGGAGAAGGACGCGGAATTGGTGTTGGAGGATGATGGGATGGATTGA
- a CDS encoding tetratricopeptide repeat protein — protein MAKGRQVRKVASPKAATRPEDEVLVDIVEVRDRAQDTLNRFRKPLMIAGGALLVLIIGLIAWKLYVNAQQKDAVEQMRQAERLFERDSFAVAMLTTLPGGFKGFPKIIEDFPGTPAANLANYYSGVCLLNLGKYEAAISYLKDFSAKGAIMPIMKNGALGDAYSELKDFAQAKSYYKKAVNVTKNDMLTPFYLKRLAMLAEMEKDYAAARDYYQELKDEYPSAPEGQDAEKYLIYLEGK, from the coding sequence ATGGCAAAAGGAAGACAGGTGCGTAAGGTCGCTTCTCCTAAGGCTGCTACTCGGCCAGAAGACGAAGTTTTAGTGGACATTGTAGAGGTACGCGACCGTGCACAGGACACGTTGAATCGTTTTCGTAAACCTTTGATGATCGCAGGCGGTGCCTTGTTGGTGCTGATAATAGGCTTAATCGCGTGGAAGTTGTACGTGAATGCACAGCAAAAAGACGCTGTTGAGCAAATGCGCCAAGCCGAACGTTTGTTCGAGCGCGACTCTTTTGCTGTAGCCATGTTGACTACCTTACCCGGTGGTTTCAAAGGCTTTCCCAAAATCATTGAAGATTTTCCTGGCACTCCAGCCGCAAACCTGGCGAATTATTACTCGGGGGTTTGTTTGCTGAACCTGGGCAAATACGAAGCAGCCATCAGTTACCTGAAGGATTTTAGTGCAAAAGGCGCCATAATGCCCATCATGAAAAATGGTGCACTAGGCGATGCTTATTCGGAGCTTAAAGACTTCGCTCAAGCAAAGAGCTACTACAAAAAAGCAGTAAACGTTACTAAAAACGACATGCTCACTCCTTTTTACCTCAAGCGTCTGGCGATGCTGGCCGAAATGGAAAAAGATTACGCTGCTGCACGTGACTACTACCAGGAGTTGAAAGATGAGTATCCAAGTGCCCCAGAAGGCCAGGATGCTGAAAAATATTTGATCTATTTGGAAGGAAAATAA
- a CDS encoding glycan-binding surface protein, with amino-acid sequence MKSFFSYTALFMVLALSIFSCKKDDNDAASTGTPVVKYIRITDPRAGDSLVVGAFMGGLIAIVGENLQNTRELWFNDQKANLSPTYITNKTILVNVPSTVPSIVTNKMRFVFADGSELLHDFSVNVPAPTLTGIKCEYVPAGGIVELVGDFFFEPKVFFTDNVAAELVSITKTKLEVRVPAGAKPGPITIQTNFGKVKSRFFFRDNRNIILDYDSKLHETWTAPVTAASADPLVTGCDGSYAMFKHKANGAWQWTNELTMQYWATRGRGRVPVATGSINDLTLKFECNVPIEWKDVRMEMFFGPYADDHGRDAAGTAIARWKPWKEGPFKTNGWVTISIPLTEFKYGKDDSDTDEIGTRKIENLSNLTNVVFMLFGPANGANPVQIAIDNIRIVQN; translated from the coding sequence ATGAAATCCTTTTTTTCATATACTGCCTTATTTATGGTCTTGGCGCTCAGCATTTTTTCCTGTAAAAAGGACGACAATGATGCTGCCAGCACCGGCACTCCGGTGGTCAAGTACATCCGGATTACCGACCCCCGAGCTGGGGATTCACTGGTAGTTGGCGCCTTCATGGGCGGCTTGATTGCCATTGTAGGTGAAAACCTGCAAAATACCCGCGAGCTTTGGTTCAACGACCAAAAAGCCAACTTGAGCCCAACCTACATCACCAACAAAACCATTTTGGTGAATGTACCCAGCACCGTGCCTAGCATCGTGACCAATAAAATGCGTTTCGTGTTTGCCGATGGCAGCGAATTGCTGCACGATTTTTCGGTGAACGTCCCCGCACCTACCCTTACCGGGATCAAGTGTGAATACGTACCGGCTGGAGGCATTGTGGAACTGGTCGGAGACTTTTTCTTTGAGCCGAAGGTGTTCTTTACCGATAATGTAGCGGCAGAACTGGTTTCCATTACGAAAACCAAACTGGAGGTAAGAGTACCCGCAGGTGCCAAGCCTGGTCCGATCACCATACAAACCAATTTCGGTAAGGTAAAATCACGCTTTTTCTTCCGCGACAACCGCAACATCATCCTGGATTACGATAGCAAACTACACGAAACCTGGACTGCTCCGGTTACAGCAGCTTCTGCTGATCCACTCGTTACGGGTTGTGATGGCAGTTACGCCATGTTCAAACACAAAGCCAATGGTGCCTGGCAATGGACCAACGAACTGACCATGCAATACTGGGCAACCCGTGGACGTGGACGGGTTCCGGTCGCCACTGGCTCCATCAACGATTTGACCCTCAAGTTTGAATGCAATGTACCGATCGAATGGAAGGATGTACGGATGGAAATGTTCTTTGGCCCCTATGCCGATGATCATGGCCGTGATGCTGCTGGTACGGCAATTGCGCGCTGGAAACCCTGGAAAGAGGGACCTTTCAAAACCAATGGCTGGGTGACCATTTCAATTCCATTGACCGAGTTCAAATACGGCAAGGATGATTCAGATACCGATGAAATTGGTACCCGCAAAATCGAGAACCTGTCCAATTTGACGAATGTGGTATTTATGCTCTTTGGGCCAGCCAACGGTGCCAATCCTGTGCAAATTGCCATTGACAACATTCGCATCGTTCAAAATTAA
- the pdhA gene encoding pyruvate dehydrogenase (acetyl-transferring) E1 component subunit alpha, giving the protein MDSVVEKKASAKKRSNQVTYSKEQYLFWYELMLRIRRFEERALMMYGQQKIRGFCHVYIGQEAIAAGIESAITKQDGIVTAYRQHGIALGRGVTSREVMAELYGKSTGIVKGKGGSMHFFDARNKYFGGNGIVGAQIPIGTGIGFAEKYKGTQNFCVTMFGDGASRQGALYESFNMAMTWKLPVLYIVENNGYAMGTSVERTSNVEELWKIGLSFEMPSESVDGMSPESVHEAISRAAEHIRAGKGPYFLEIRTYRYKGHSVSDPAKYRTKEEVQAYQDRDPIKVTEDKIVSGKIATAEEIQAIKDKIKAEIEDAVQFAEDSPYPDASELFTDNYTDTDYPYIKY; this is encoded by the coding sequence ATGGATTCGGTTGTAGAAAAGAAAGCATCAGCAAAAAAACGCAGCAATCAAGTTACCTACAGCAAAGAGCAGTACCTTTTTTGGTATGAGTTGATGCTGCGCATCCGCCGTTTTGAAGAACGCGCGCTGATGATGTATGGACAGCAAAAGATTCGCGGTTTCTGTCACGTGTACATTGGCCAGGAAGCGATCGCTGCCGGCATTGAATCGGCCATCACCAAGCAGGATGGCATTGTTACGGCATATCGCCAGCACGGTATTGCCCTGGGTAGAGGCGTGACTTCCCGCGAAGTCATGGCCGAACTCTACGGCAAATCAACCGGGATTGTCAAAGGCAAAGGAGGCTCCATGCACTTTTTCGACGCCCGCAACAAATATTTTGGAGGCAACGGGATTGTTGGTGCCCAAATTCCGATTGGTACCGGGATTGGTTTTGCCGAAAAATACAAAGGCACCCAAAACTTCTGTGTCACCATGTTTGGCGACGGAGCATCCCGGCAAGGGGCTTTGTACGAGTCTTTCAACATGGCCATGACCTGGAAACTGCCCGTGTTGTACATCGTTGAAAACAACGGTTACGCCATGGGAACTTCTGTAGAGCGGACGTCCAACGTCGAAGAACTGTGGAAAATCGGGCTCAGCTTCGAAATGCCCAGTGAATCGGTAGATGGCATGAGTCCTGAATCGGTACACGAAGCCATTTCCCGCGCTGCCGAGCACATCCGCGCAGGCAAGGGGCCATATTTCCTGGAAATTCGCACTTACCGCTACAAAGGCCACTCGGTTTCCGATCCGGCTAAATACCGCACCAAAGAGGAGGTTCAAGCTTATCAGGACCGCGACCCGATCAAAGTGACCGAGGACAAAATTGTCTCTGGAAAAATTGCGACGGCAGAAGAAATTCAGGCCATCAAGGATAAAATTAAAGCAGAGATTGAGGACGCGGTTCAATTCGCGGAAGACTCTCCTTATCCCGATGCTTCGGAGCTGTTCACCGACAATTATACCGATACGGATTATCCGTACATCAAGTATTGA
- the recF gene encoding DNA replication/repair protein RecF (All proteins in this family for which functions are known are DNA-binding proteins that assist the filamentation of RecA onto DNA for the initiation of recombination or recombinational repair.), which yields MYLERIALANFKNYENQKLDCSPRLNCLVGNNGMGKTNLLDAIYYLCMAKSHFNLTDNAIARHHEAFFRLEGHFVLHGKKEKIVAKVMPRKLKELERNDVAYAKLAEHIGLLPVVFIGPDDIQLIREGSEERRRFLDNTLSQLDQRYLYELIAYNKVLHQRNALLKNLAERSGGNLSLLDVYDEQLIDPALYVLEQRAKFAQKFTAIFQSTHQYISGRGEEVQLTYESQLLENDLGDLLANSRQRDLALQRTTKGIHRDDLVFSLGEHPLKKFGSQGQLKSFLLALKLAQYEMLRQNKAVPPILLLDDLFDKLDAQRVTHLLRLLTEGQFGQIFITDTHETRIAEIVAQFGVEYRRFVVEDGKIG from the coding sequence ATGTATCTCGAACGCATTGCTTTAGCTAATTTTAAAAATTACGAAAATCAAAAACTTGACTGCTCTCCCCGGCTCAATTGCCTGGTTGGCAACAACGGTATGGGCAAAACCAACCTGCTCGATGCCATTTATTACCTGTGTATGGCCAAAAGCCATTTCAATTTAACGGATAACGCCATTGCACGACACCATGAGGCGTTTTTCCGTTTGGAAGGCCACTTTGTCCTGCACGGCAAAAAAGAGAAGATTGTCGCCAAGGTCATGCCCCGCAAACTCAAAGAACTGGAGCGCAACGATGTGGCCTACGCCAAACTGGCCGAGCACATCGGCTTGTTGCCCGTGGTGTTCATCGGCCCCGACGACATTCAACTCATCCGGGAAGGCAGCGAAGAGCGCCGCCGTTTTTTGGACAACACCCTCTCCCAACTGGACCAACGCTACCTCTACGAACTGATTGCCTACAACAAGGTGCTGCATCAACGCAACGCGCTGCTCAAGAACCTGGCCGAACGCAGCGGCGGCAACCTGAGCTTGCTAGACGTGTACGACGAACAGTTGATTGACCCCGCGCTGTACGTGTTGGAGCAAAGGGCAAAATTTGCGCAAAAATTCACCGCCATTTTCCAATCTACCCACCAGTACATCTCTGGCCGGGGAGAAGAAGTTCAACTCACCTATGAGTCTCAATTGCTGGAAAACGACCTGGGGGACTTGCTGGCCAACAGCCGCCAACGCGACCTTGCCTTGCAGCGCACCACCAAAGGCATCCACCGCGATGACCTGGTGTTTAGCCTGGGCGAACATCCCCTGAAAAAATTCGGCTCCCAAGGGCAGCTCAAGTCTTTTTTGCTGGCACTCAAACTGGCGCAGTACGAAATGCTGCGGCAAAACAAAGCGGTTCCGCCCATTTTGCTCCTCGATGACTTGTTTGATAAGCTGGATGCACAGCGCGTGACGCACCTCCTGCGCTTGCTTACTGAGGGGCAGTTTGGGCAGATTTTTATTACGGATACACATGAGACAAGGATTGCGGAGATAGTGGCGCAGTTTGGGGTGGAGTATCGGCGTTTTGTGGTGGAGGATGGGAAGATTGGGTAG